The genomic interval ACAAAAATACATTGCACAAGACACCATCTATTTGGGAGGAATTAGTTGGTTGCTCAGCCAGCCCCAAGCATTGCTATTCTAGTTGGATTAATCAACTTCTGATAAGGAAAATCGAAGATGTATTATCAGTCGCCTATCCATTGCCTCAAGGACGACCCAATCTCATGATATAGCAGCAGCAGGTCATCTGTGTTGATCTTGATGCCAATCGCATTCAGAAATGCCTTGTCCAGCTCAACACGCAGCTCATCAACCTTGCCAGCAGAACCATACTGCTCCGGTAATCTTGTAAGCTGCTTGTCCTTGAACTCATCAAATATGGTGGCCAGCTTAGCTACCTGTCGTTTTGTCAGCTTGTCTATGTCCAATACTGGCAGCATTCTCCACTGTGACTGCTTAAGTCTCACAAAGGCTCCTTGAGTTTCCTCTCTGCTTGCTAGAACAGTGAGTATGCCCCAAGTGGTGCTAAACCACAAGCAAAGTGCTTTGAGCCTTTCATGACTCTCATCCTTGAGCCGCACAGCATAGAAGATGTTTGATATGACTCGCTCCTCGGAAAACAGAGCGACTACATGGGCGGTATCAACCCTTATTCTGTCAGGTACAAGCAGGTTACCTGCGACCTGCTGGTATGTCTTCTTACCGCTTTCTCTAATCGTAACAGCATAGGCGTTAGGAGCTGCTTTCATCATCATCCTTTGTGCCTCCTCGCCTCCACGAAGTATCTTTAGGCCACCGGGAAGCTCTGCATCCACCATCTGATACGTGTCTGCGAACCTGTGTGCGTCTACTCCTATGGTCTCTATAAGCTCGTTGAACTTAACCAGAGGTAGCTCGATGTTCTGGCTTCCTATCTTCAATTTGCCGTCTAGCAGATGGACAACTTCCTCCATTATCTCAATGTCAGGAAGGAATGTGAACCGTCCCCAGTTATCCAAGTTATCAAGTAGTTTACTTCGCTCAATTGTGGTGAGAAACGCTTTCGACTCTCCTGCCTGTACAAACCCCTCGGTTTTTCCCTCAATGCTTTTCGAGAGAGCAATAGCTTCTATACTGGTTCTAGGCTTCTTCAACAAGGTTACGAAGGTGGTCTTCTCATCACTCTTGTTGCCATCGCCGATGTTGTGTGCCTGCACCTTCTGAGCTATGAATAGACACTCGCTTAGACTTGTTGACTCGGAGAAGTTGTTCGCATTAGGCTCATAGCTAACGACGACGTATTGAAGATGGTACTTGGCGGCAAGCAAAGCCCTTACCAGAAACCAAGATATGCCGCTCAACAGGTTTTTGGGGAGAACAAAGCACAGCTTTCCATCCTTCTTCAAGCGCATATCCGCGAGGAAAAGGAATAGTAGGCCCTCTCCAGCCTGCCATATCTGCCTGTAAGGCTGAAACTCCTTATCAATGAGTAGTGGTTTAAGGCTCGTACCTTTGAGCATCTTTGTGGCGGTTTTCTCAAGGCTCTCCCTAATCTCGTCTCTTAGCAGTCCGTAATTCTCCAAGACTGCTTGACGAGACTTCTCCTCGCCGATAAAGCCAAACAGGCCACCACCAGCTCTGCCGCCTCGCCCAGTTGTTCTAGCGAACGGAGGGTTCATCGCAATAAGATCAAAAGGCTCAAGATGGAGAAGTTCTATCATCATCTCCTTCTCCTTCTTTTTGAGTCCTGTCTTAGTTACCTCACCGAATATCTGGTCAAAGTTGCTGGTTAGTCTGGCAAGCTCTAGCGAACCCAAGGAGACCGATCGATCTTCCTCTCTATATCCCAGAGGAAAGGTGTAGACAGAAGAGAAGTCCTGCAGGGCTGTGCCCGGGCTGTGGAGAGATAGGTTCAGAGCAGTTATCTGCGTAGCGTACTCCAAGACATCAAAAGCGTGACAGGACTTGATGAACTCGGTGTGGAAATCATTCTCAATCTCTCTTGGGCTTTTGTCGCTGCCTGACTTCAGCAGTTCAAGACGATAGTTGGCGTTAGCAGCACTATAGGCTGCGACCATCAGGGTGCCGCTGCCACAGGCAAAATCAGCAATTCTTGACAGCTTGGGTTTAGCTAGGTACAGTAGAAGATAGGCAGCCGGTATCTGGGTGTAGAAGGTAGCTAATCCTTTCTTGAGCGCCCAGTCACCGACAACCCGGTGATAGACCTTCCCAGCCAAGTCTCTTCTAAGCAGCGCCTTCTTTGATGATATTTCGGTGGCAAGAGATATGAGTTTAGTGAACTGTATGGAGAGCGGAGGAAACGACTTCAGCATGTCCTCGATTACTCTGAATATAGGCTCATAGTTAATGCCGAGAATATCGTGGGTTGCCTGCTCAACCGCCTGTTGCGGGCCCTTGGCCTTGGCAAGAGCATCTAGCGAGTCAAGTTGGTGAGCGTATCTTACAGACTCGTAATAGACACTGCTTAAGAGAGTAGCCAGAGTTGCTTGAGCAAATATAGCCTCCTTGATCTCTACCGGGTCGCCGATTGAGAAGCCGTACAGCCTGTAAATCACGCTGTATAGGTTCTTCGCAACTATATCGCTGTCCTGATGATAGGAGAGGGCGTCCACGAAATCTTGGACGAGGCTACCCACATCTTCCTCTGCCTTCCTTACGCTGTCCTCGCTGATTATGAACTGCGCAATCTCTTTGATGAGCGACGCTAGCGAGTTTAGATTCAGCTCGTGCCAGTCATCAATAGGCCTAGCTAGGATGTTCTTGTTGTGCAGTGCAACTAGCAGTGTGTCTGAGATGTCTTCAGGAACAACCACCCTGACAGACAAATCTATCTGCTGCAGCTTGTCTTCAATCTCGCTTTCAGTCAAGTCCTGTGGGAACTCATCTGGCGGATAATTGATGGCTATTGCAACGTCGGCAGCTAGCTGCTCAACCCTTTTTTTAGCATCATTCTCAGCATCCTTCCGATCATATGAGCCTTCTAAGACTATTGCAATCCCTTGACGGTAGATCAGCACGTCTTTCCTGCCCTGACTCAGGTGTTCACTATGAGAGATTACCCCAATTTGGTTTAGTAACTTTGAGAGCAATATGTTTAGTTTGGACTCAAAAGCTGCCTTTTGCTGCTGATCTGGCATCTTCGCACCGATTATTCAGCTGGATGGATAATAAGTTTGATCCCGGCTCCGTTAAATTGTAGGTTGATTGAGAGTGAAATCTATCCAGCTTCCGTCGATAACTTGACGGTGTCAGATGTGGTAAAGATTTTATAGTGTTCGTAGTCACTTGGGCAAACGGGATTTGGTGTTATGAGTAGTCGTGCTGATTATGTTTGGATGAATGGGGAGTTTGTTCGTTGGGATGATGCTAAGGTTCATGTGTTAACTCATGCTCTTCACTATGGTACAGCGGTTTTCGAGGGGATTCGCGCCTATCCTTCAAAGGATAATGTGAACATCTTCAGGCTTCTCGACCATATGCGGAGAATGATTCAATCAGCCCGAGTCTACTACATCGACCACAAATACACAGTGGAAGACCTAGCCAAAGCCACCGTTGAGCTAGTCAAGAAGAACAATCTCCACTCACGAGTCTATATCCGCCCGATCATCTACGTAGGCTACAAGAGCATCGGCCTAAACTTCACAGGCTTCCCAATCGAAGCCGCCATACTCGCGATCCCCTACGAAAACTACTTCGAAAACCCGCAGCTAAGGCTCCGAACCTCCTCGTGGAGAAGATTCTCGGAACAGTCCACTCCACCGTTGGCTAAAGCGGCTGGAAACTACCTGAACTCAGTACTCGCGAAGCTGGAGGCGGTTAAAGACGGCTACGACGACGCAGTCATGATGGACATGGACGGATTTGTTAGTGAGGGAACTGGTGAAAACATCTTCATCGTAAACGGAGACGAGCTAGTCACACCTCCATACTCATCATCCATATTGAGAGGTATCACAAGAGACACTGTCACGAAGCTGGCTCCAGACCTAGGACTCAAAGTGGTAGAGCGACGCATTTCACGCTTCGAACTGTTCAACGCAGATGAAGCCTTCTTCTCAGGAACCGCTGCGGAAATCGCTCCAATCGTCGAAGTGGATCGAAGAAAAATCGGCGACGGCAAACCCGGCAAAACAACACTGAAAATCAGCACCACCTACCGCGATCTAGTCACAGGCAAAACCCCAAGCAAACACAAAGAATGGCTAACACCCGTCTACTAACCATTAGAGAGAGCGGAGAAGGAAGGATCCTTTAACGGTTGGCTAACAACAGCAAAAACAAGAACCAAGGCAAGTTGCAGGTGGCTTTTCAAGGCGAGAGAGGCGCCTACAGCGAAGAAGCCGTCCTCACCTACTTCCCACCGGAGCAGGTGGTCGTCAAACCCTGCAGAACCCTTTACGACACCTTCGAAGCCTTACAGAAACATAAGGTGGACTACGCGGTCGTCCCGGTAGAAAACAGTCTAGAGGGCAGCATAAACGAAACCTATGATCTTCTCTTGGAGTCACCGTTGAAGGTGTGCGGCGAAATTCATCTCCGTGTCAGACACAGCCTGATCGGAAGGCCAGACGCGAAGCTCAGCGACATCAAAACAGCCTATTCACACCCGCAGGCCTTGGCGCAGTGCAGAGCACATCTCCGGGAACTAGGCGTAAAACCAGTCGCTTTCTACGACACCGCAGGCAGCGTCAAAAGCCTTCGGCGAAGAAGATCAAAGTGTATAGCGGCAATCGCGAGCAAAAGAGCTGCAGAAATCTACGGCATGAAAATCCTAAGGGAAGGTATCGAAGACAACCAAAACAACTACACAAGATTCTTCATACTCGGCTTCAAAGACGCAGAACCAACAGGCGAAGACAAAACCTCAATCGTCTTCTCAGCGAAACACGTCCCAGGCGCGCTCTACAAAGCCCTCAAAGAATTCGCAGACAGAAACATCAACCTAACCAAAATCGAATCCAGACCCACCCGGCAAAAACTCTGGGAATACAACTTCTACCTAGACTTCGAAGGACACCGCACAGACCCCAAATGCAAACAAGCCCTTCAAGCTCTAAGCCAAAAACAAATGCTCACAAAAATCCTAGGCTCTTACCCCAAAGCAAAACAACAACCAAACAACCATCAAAACAACAACGGTAGTAAAAACCTCTGAAAAATAACGAAAGGTAATCACTCGATTAAGTAATCGCTTAACGAAGTGACAAGATGGGTATCCTTAGCTTTCGTATTTAGATCGTCGTCCGCCGTAACCAATTTGCATCCGATATCCTCGGCTAGCTCTAGGTAAATTGCATCGTAGACCGTTATACCTAGTCTCTTGGCTGTTAACGTGGCCTTTGCGGTGGATTTAGATGACGGAGCGATGAAGGCTATGTCAAGTTGAAACAGCGCCTCAATATTACGTTCAAGGTCAACTTCAGTTATGTCTGATCTGTAGCGTAATGCATTGGCAACTTCGTAAATTATTAGCGCAGGTGCATAAAGCGTTAATCTACCCTCGATATGCTGATCTCTCAGAGTTAAAGCATCTTCAGAGTCCTGTTCAGGGACAAACCATTTTACCGCTACTGAAGCGTCAAGGACTAGGCTCTGCGACTCTGACGCCATTTCCGAATTACCTTGACGCTGGACCAGTCCTCAACCCGTTTAAGCTTCGCCCTATTACTGTCTATGACTTCGGCCGCCGTCTTCATCCTATCAATGTCGCGTATTCTTTTCTGATTTAGGCGTCCTCCTCCTTGTTGAGCCCAAGCCTTGAAGGCCATAGAGGCAGCTTGCCCTATCTTCAATCCCTCCTTGGACGCTCTGGACTTTAGTCTCCTGTAAGCCTCCTCGTCAACACCCTTTATCACTACATTCTCGCCCAACGTCTGTGACCATGTGAAAACCGGCGCCTCAAGGTATAAAAAGTTATACTTCGCCGGTAGCTCGTAGCATAATGTTTTCTCGGCTGATTCTGAACGTGGATCGACGGGCCAAAACAGGAACAATTCGGACTCAAAGGGAATTATGTTACAATCTAGTCTTCCTTCTCCTTTGCCTTTTTTGAGAAGGTGGTACGCGAACTCCATTAGTGTGACGCTAGACATGTATTTCTCTGCATCCTCGATGTTTTTGAGCCACTTTAGAAACTCCGGCTCAGAGAGAACATTGGTGTCAAGGAGTAATTTCAACGATAATTCCTTCGAATCCTATCGAGTCTTTTTTACAGCGTGGGCGAATCCTTTTCTGCTCTCTTTCACCGTTTCTTCGATGTCTTCGCAGAGACCGGCTATTTCTTTAATGAACTCGTCCTCTTTCATAACTACGAATTTTCCCCGGGGTTCTTCAAAAAAGACTATTTTGTCCCCAGGCTTTATCTTGAGCTTCTTTCTAACCTCTTTCGGAATAGTCGCCTGGTACTTCTGCGTCACAGTTGACATATTACTCATTACCTCTTTCAATCGGGTCTTTTCTTCAGCGGGCTCAGACTTCCTCAAAATTACTCTGTCGCCCTCAAGTTCGAAAACAACCCTTGAGCCCGGATAAATCCTAAGCGCCTCTCTAAACACTTTGGGAATCACGACCTGTCCCTTAGGCCCACATTCCTCTTCTCTTCAACCAAATACGTAAGACTCCAAGTTGACCAAAAGCATAACCCCGGATTTATATCTTGACACAACAAGTTCTAACATTCTTAGGGAACAAGTCCAAGTAAACAAACAGCAAACAA from Nitrososphaerota archaeon carries:
- a CDS encoding N-6 DNA methylase — its product is MPDQQQKAAFESKLNILLSKLLNQIGVISHSEHLSQGRKDVLIYRQGIAIVLEGSYDRKDAENDAKKRVEQLAADVAIAINYPPDEFPQDLTESEIEDKLQQIDLSVRVVVPEDISDTLLVALHNKNILARPIDDWHELNLNSLASLIKEIAQFIISEDSVRKAEEDVGSLVQDFVDALSYHQDSDIVAKNLYSVIYRLYGFSIGDPVEIKEAIFAQATLATLLSSVYYESVRYAHQLDSLDALAKAKGPQQAVEQATHDILGINYEPIFRVIEDMLKSFPPLSIQFTKLISLATEISSKKALLRRDLAGKVYHRVVGDWALKKGLATFYTQIPAAYLLLYLAKPKLSRIADFACGSGTLMVAAYSAANANYRLELLKSGSDKSPREIENDFHTEFIKSCHAFDVLEYATQITALNLSLHSPGTALQDFSSVYTFPLGYREEDRSVSLGSLELARLTSNFDQIFGEVTKTGLKKKEKEMMIELLHLEPFDLIAMNPPFARTTGRGGRAGGGLFGFIGEEKSRQAVLENYGLLRDEIRESLEKTATKMLKGTSLKPLLIDKEFQPYRQIWQAGEGLLFLFLADMRLKKDGKLCFVLPKNLLSGISWFLVRALLAAKYHLQYVVVSYEPNANNFSESTSLSECLFIAQKVQAHNIGDGNKSDEKTTFVTLLKKPRTSIEAIALSKSIEGKTEGFVQAGESKAFLTTIERSKLLDNLDNWGRFTFLPDIEIMEEVVHLLDGKLKIGSQNIELPLVKFNELIETIGVDAHRFADTYQMVDAELPGGLKILRGGEEAQRMMMKAAPNAYAVTIRESGKKTYQQVAGNLLVPDRIRVDTAHVVALFSEERVISNIFYAVRLKDESHERLKALCLWFSTTWGILTVLASREETQGAFVRLKQSQWRMLPVLDIDKLTKRQVAKLATIFDEFKDKQLTRLPEQYGSAGKVDELRVELDKAFLNAIGIKINTDDLLLLYHEIGSSLRQWIGD
- a CDS encoding branched-chain amino acid transaminase, whose product is MSSRADYVWMNGEFVRWDDAKVHVLTHALHYGTAVFEGIRAYPSKDNVNIFRLLDHMRRMIQSARVYYIDHKYTVEDLAKATVELVKKNNLHSRVYIRPIIYVGYKSIGLNFTGFPIEAAILAIPYENYFENPQLRLRTSSWRRFSEQSTPPLAKAAGNYLNSVLAKLEAVKDGYDDAVMMDMDGFVSEGTGENIFIVNGDELVTPPYSSSILRGITRDTVTKLAPDLGLKVVERRISRFELFNADEAFFSGTAAEIAPIVEVDRRKIGDGKPGKTTLKISTTYRDLVTGKTPSKHKEWLTPVY
- the pheA gene encoding prephenate dehydratase gives rise to the protein MANNSKNKNQGKLQVAFQGERGAYSEEAVLTYFPPEQVVVKPCRTLYDTFEALQKHKVDYAVVPVENSLEGSINETYDLLLESPLKVCGEIHLRVRHSLIGRPDAKLSDIKTAYSHPQALAQCRAHLRELGVKPVAFYDTAGSVKSLRRRRSKCIAAIASKRAAEIYGMKILREGIEDNQNNYTRFFILGFKDAEPTGEDKTSIVFSAKHVPGALYKALKEFADRNINLTKIESRPTRQKLWEYNFYLDFEGHRTDPKCKQALQALSQKQMLTKILGSYPKAKQQPNNHQNNNGSKNL
- a CDS encoding type II toxin-antitoxin system VapC family toxin: MASESQSLVLDASVAVKWFVPEQDSEDALTLRDQHIEGRLTLYAPALIIYEVANALRYRSDITEVDLERNIEALFQLDIAFIAPSSKSTAKATLTAKRLGITVYDAIYLELAEDIGCKLVTADDDLNTKAKDTHLVTSLSDYLIE
- a CDS encoding type II toxin-antitoxin system PrlF family antitoxin, whose product is MFREALRIYPGSRVVFELEGDRVILRKSEPAEEKTRLKEVMSNMSTVTQKYQATIPKEVRKKLKIKPGDKIVFFEEPRGKFVVMKEDEFIKEIAGLCEDIEETVKESRKGFAHAVKKTR